aCCTTGCCATAGGACATTTATTACCATACAGTTACTTATGGTACCACCACAAGtaacacaccccccccccaacctttcCAGCTAACTTGCCATTCctctctgatttcagatcaacatttgtaaATAGCCGTAATAACAAACTATTGCGATTCAGCACACAgcgatggtgcgttcaagggccGCCAAACAAAGTGTAAAATCacataaacatggaaaaaatgTGGGCTTTCTAACAGCGGTTGATGTATGCGGTACATTTTACCCGTATTATCAGATATTTAGAAATGACTATTAGTGACTTATGCTGAGTGAGATGTGttttatggagaaaaaaattatgaaaacatACGTAAATTCCAATCATAATCaataatgaaatgaaagtgtctcatttaacattttagcataCTTAACCTTCATAAAAGTTTAATCAAACTAACAAAGTAAACCTACGTAATGctcatattattttaatacatgAGGAGAAATGACACCCACCtaagttaccaaatatggttcctgaATGAAGAGCTACAAGAGTCTCATGTGATTCTcgtgtttcattcatttctttaGTGCACAACAGGTAGCCTTTACAGCAACGTCTCCTTCAACAACCAAAGTTTATTTTCACAACCACGTCTGGCGCCACAAGAACAGGACCTGCAGCCCAAATCCTTCCCCAAACCCATCTACTCCTACAGGTGATAAGCAAACACGGAACACATCTCATACTCTCATGCTTTCCTCTGCATTCACATCTTGATTTCTTTCCTTAGCTGTTTGATTGCCATGGctctgaaaaacagcaaaacggGCAGTCTTCCTGTCAGTGAGATCTATAGCTTTATGAAGGAACATTTTCCTTACTTCAAGGTGAGGCCCCGTGTTTTTAATAACATATATGAAGAGCAGGTCGGTCACCATAGCTTTTTCCTTACAGACGGCAccagatggatggaagaattcAGTCAGACACAACCTGTCCTTAAACAAATGCTTCGAAAAAGTGGAGAACAAGACGAGCAGTTCATCCCGGAAGGGTTGTCTCTGGGCACTGAACCCGGCCAAAATTGACAAGATGGAAGAAGAAATGCAGAAGTGGAAACGCAAGGACCTCCCAGCCATTCGCCGCAGCATGGCTAATCCAGGTCAGCGTCTGGGAAAGATTTACCGAACATGTTAAAGCTTCATGTTAAAGACACCTAATTGAGTTATTCGTCTGCTGTTTTTGCAGATGAGCTGGACAAACTGATCACAGACCGCCCAGAGAACTGCAGGAGGAAGGCAACAGAACCGGTCATGACACGACTACCCAGCTGTCCAACTGGTCTCTCACTGCCACTTCCCGCCCAGATGCAGCAGCCCCAGCCCATTGTCACCCTCTCCCTGCCGTGTTTACCCATGCACCAGCACCATCAGATCCAGGCACAGCTGCAGGTCCAGGCTCGCTTGGCACCCATGTCACCAGCCCCAGCCCAGACACCTCCCCTCCATACGGTACCCGACCTGTCTCACAGCCCGCTCACTCAGCAACCCAGCAAGCCTCCAGACGACTTCTACAGCGTGCACATCGATAGCCATACAGAGGTGGATGCACTGGATCCAAGCATCATGGACTTTGCCCTTCAAGGTAAAACATGTGACACATAAATCCACTGGACATAGCTAGATTGAATTTTAGGGGGGTACAGCATCCATCCGTTTGTCCATTTTCTATTAGTGCttttcctcattagggtcgcgggggtactatgctggagcctatcccagctaactatcccagccaatcgcaggccacatctagacaaccaaccattcataTACTGTACCTATGGGCAGTTTAGAGTCACCAGTTAAcccagcatgcatgtttttggaatgtgggaggaaacccgggtACCCGGAATTTAACACtgtataaataaaactaaaacgaAGTAAAAGTACTCACTCTTTTGAAGACACCTGACACGATAGAGAGAGGGAACAGGAAGGTTTTCATAGAGCTGTCACGTCATGGCATATTCCATTGCTAGAATTAAGCTTTGTTGGTATGTACTCTGTTTAAGAAAGATACTCAACATGGTTAGTGAAAcagaaaatgcacattttcagCAAAAGTGATTATAAGTAAGCTTACTTCAGCTACATGCTATTTACTTTGCCATCTGTTTTGTAACACATCTGtattagggctgcaactaatatattaataatgaattaatcgGTCAattatgttttgattaatcgcTGAATCGAATTTTgtaaagtcaaagtcaaagccaaagcCAAAGCCAAAGCTGATATGTCTGaatatttttggctatttttgacACAAGGATAATGGGACTGTTTTCATGGACGACTAAGGGAATTGAAATCAcaggatatttacatataccaaataccaaaatagtggtaataattgattaattgttgcagctctaatttGTATGTCACTGTTATTTCATCAATGGTATCTCctatattgtactgagcagccagaacCTTTCATATtgtatggttatcatcacacactGGTACTTTTCTGTGATGGCAtctgcaaaaatatttaaaaagccCAAAGAAAACGCAAAGCCATAACAGCagttttctttgacttttgagGCACATTTgtcaaagaaaaataacaaattgtACCACTTTTAGGATGTCTAACTACATATTTTCAAAACTTTGGCTACATGTAAAGAGGCAAAATGGATTTTTCTTCCTATGAGAAGAAACAAATCTTGGGCGAGcagaaaaatgtagaaaataagATTTAGAACATGTTAACTAGGGCTGACAAATTGTGTACAGTACAATGTTGAGGTGGTGATCTGTGCACAATGCCCATTATTATTGTCAGCATACTTTGCCACTGTGTATGTTTAGAAAAGgctcactgccccccccccccccccccactctgaaTAACCCTTAATCCTTCCTTCATCAATGTGACTCCAGGTAACCTGTGGGATGAAATGAAGGACGACAGCTTTAACCTGGACGCTTTGGGCACCTTCAGTAACTCTCCTCTACGACTATCAGACTGTGATTTGGGGAGCAGCCTCCCTCCTGCCTCCGGAGTGGCAACCTTGCCGCTGTCAGACGTACAAGTGACGGGTCTTTACACTTCCTACACATCGCAGGACACCCTCTCCTCTCAGTACATGGCCTCACCGGCCAGCAGCAAGCCCATCACCCTGCTTTAAAGCAACACAACTCTTCAACAGAATCTGGATATCCAATGGAACGCCAACCGGATACATTGTGTACAAATAGGCTGGGAACtatcaaacacaaaaatgtctgGAGAGATAACTGTCTCgaagaaatttaaaaaaggtGGCAGAAAAGCATTTAAGACTTTCCAATGTCACAGTTTGCCGAGGAAAGACTCCATCCAGCCTGTGTAAGCATAAACTAAACATTGTGTGGGAAATTAGTCATGTTTTACGTTCTACTGCTCAGTTTGAAAGCCCTTCTATATTGTAGCTTGTCTGTTGTACTGTGCTAGACATTAttgctgtgttgttttatttatatttattaaaaaaggcAGCTGGGGAAAGTGACCACGACCTTTTGCTGTATATATTTGAATGTTTCAAATGGCTATTaccacagaaaacttttttttttattgttattttactatatttaccaaACTTCATTCCAAAATGCAGGTGTGCGGCATCTTTGATTTTTCGCCATACATCTGTCAGAGGGACTCTTAGTAGTGTATTATACtccacgattaaaaaaaaaacaactaattaaATGGGTAAATAAAATAGGTTTCTTTTGCCAAAAATAAACCAGTGCTATTTATTAACAGATTTGCTGACTATAAAAGACAGAgcttatatactgtacattcatatAAAATGGTATGGCTGGAGGCAATTTGTTTGTCATATGTTGTAAAATCACCTTTAAGTTAGCACCACATCAAAAAAAGGTTATGAACTGCAAACAATTCTCAATGTCTGTATGAAATGGGTTCTGCATTAAAGTCACTGTGGAGTGTCAACCACACTGATTTCATATCAGAGTGGCTCTAAAACTGagatgtgttgttttattaacGTCAACAGCTGACCAGGAAATAGTCTGTCTAGTCTACTGTCCCTTCTTAAGGAGTTAGCCCTGAAGAAAACACATGGCTGAAGAAACATTGGTAGGATTACAGATGACTATTATTCATTTAATACTGTATAATGTGTAACACTCCTGTGGATGTTCACACTATCAACAGCTAGTCTGACTGTTTTGTACAACCAGCTCCTTCCTacctgaaatataaatataaagctTCTTGTACAGAAACTGCGGATGAGGCAAACAAGTACAGTATTATGCATGTAAAAATGCTGCCAAGTGCAATGTGCATTACAGTGATAACCGAATGCAGCGTCCCTATTTGTCATTGAAGGGCTGACCGTAACATCATTGCACAGACATTAAACTTTAGTGGTTATGTGATCATACTGTggtattatttgaaaaaataggTCTGTCTCCAAACCCGTTCATAAAATAGCTCATTACTATTACACAGTTGCAAATGCATGTGAATTTGTCATACTGTACAAAGCCTTTCAAAAAAAAGGTCCACAGTTTAGCTGGTGTTGCTGTTGTCCATGGTTGTAAGCAAATGAGACAGCTTGGCCCTCTGGGATGAAGTGATGTTCTGGCTCATGTGGATGATGCAGTCCATGGCGACGTCAGGGTTAGCCTCAACCAGACTGAAAACACATTTGAACCAAATGAAAACACCAGAACTATTTCTCCTTACTAGCATTGATACTACAGATTTTACAGTTTGAAATTACATACTTTGTCCAGGCTCAGTAAATAGATGTGTATCTCAAGAGATGCAAAAATTCATCAATTTTTGTGCTTTTATGtctgaaagcagacctattatctttgtgttttaggcaaaacaagatatttatACACAGcattgactttggaaaacagttaTAGATATTTTTGATGGTTTTCCGATACAGTTtgttgcagaccaaaccactaactcTTTTTGTTTCCTTAGTCCGTCCAGggcaggggttggcaacctttagcatcaaaaaAGCCTCATCTTCCATCTTTCAATAGCAGCTTTACGAAATGCCGAGAAGACCGCACCCTTGTGGTCGTAGGAATGCCTGTTTGTGTCCCTCGTGAGACCTTGTTTTCATTGTATTCTGTTTTAACAGGTCAAATTGAGGAAGATTTCAAATTTACAGTTTTATAAGCTTTTATGTTTTGCCGCTCCAGACGATGTTTGTTTAAAGGACGATGGGAGCAaagtggctcttttgatagtaaaggttgctgaCCATGGCAAGTATTGCTGACCCTGAAATAGTCACTGATATATCATGATATACTGTATCTGCTGAAACTGCTAAAGTATGCACCTGTATGATCTTTGGGGCCAACTACCTGCAGTACCTGCAAATACAATTCCAATCCCATCTATGAACTTTGAATCGGACTGAATTAGGTCTGGAAATGCATGTTGTAGCCATCTGGCGTTGGCTATTAtacaaatgaatgtaaaaataatgaatagtatacataatgtataattatatagaaaataatgacaacaaaatgaaatgtGACTAACAAAGAACTGTCCACCTCaatagatgaaaaaaaagtaaacaggTGTATGTGTGTACCTGCGGATATGTTTCAAGGCATTTTCCCTTTTTAGATACTTGATATTCTCTCGGATGGCTGCTCGAGTTCCGTCCTCTTTAGACCAGTGTCTTTCAAGCCACTCAACCACTGCTTGGTTGTTATCCCATAGGTACGCCTAGTGAGGAAGTCAAACATTCAACAGGTtttcaaaacaataataatcataacaataacacgggctactgttgcagccataaCCCATGCCAAGCTGAATCACACATCCGGAAAACATTTACTGCgacacacatgagcatgagtTTTATTTCTGTCTTcaatggcttattt
This DNA window, taken from Doryrhamphus excisus isolate RoL2022-K1 chromosome 4, RoL_Dexc_1.0, whole genome shotgun sequence, encodes the following:
- the foxn4 gene encoding forkhead box protein N4, with translation MIEGGITSRMSGIIENAGHHPSPQDYRLLTTDPSQLREEDLPGDLQSLSWLTSVDVPRLQQMVDGRGHSNGPSQGSLLEQQTAQLSSMSMTAGQGSMLHLQSNMQHSPLGISIINTHNGRMSPFSMNGMPSPGYQCPTSVYQPAPQQVYSLTQTGQQCTTGSLYSNVSFNNQSLFSQPRLAPQEQDLQPKSFPKPIYSYSCLIAMALKNSKTGSLPVSEIYSFMKEHFPYFKTAPDGWKNSVRHNLSLNKCFEKVENKTSSSSRKGCLWALNPAKIDKMEEEMQKWKRKDLPAIRRSMANPDELDKLITDRPENCRRKATEPVMTRLPSCPTGLSLPLPAQMQQPQPIVTLSLPCLPMHQHHQIQAQLQVQARLAPMSPAPAQTPPLHTVPDLSHSPLTQQPSKPPDDFYSVHIDSHTEVDALDPSIMDFALQGNLWDEMKDDSFNLDALGTFSNSPLRLSDCDLGSSLPPASGVATLPLSDVQVTGLYTSYTSQDTLSSQYMASPASSKPITLL